In Chryseobacterium lactis, a single genomic region encodes these proteins:
- a CDS encoding sensor histidine kinase: protein MVPKSKYLIPTFAALFLLLLGIQVYFMYKTYQVKERDIYRSVTDGLTNYIDKADRGHRTLEKKDDSLQKIIVRYYNKEISKKDFIQSFIENRAAVRNRLSNYVDSRLQKDGYKISTRIQYTSIIHLPDSIKLIDRPFTIFETKDKVKNPKIANTSSWETSSSRKRDTDQKVIERMDTFFVKSQIEFEITNIKSIVFKELALLIICCIFLLSCVLMLYISTINNLIKQQRQVEVLHTVVDNISHEFKTPVATLKIASKTLKKEWNPDTLPLIDRQISRLESLILQLHQDQVSDEITAITPEDWSFFVQDLAFTYPQTDFRFENKVSNQLPFDKNSMETIIKNLSENSVKYGASRVSITIAHSLQNLEIEVSDNGQGMENKELKNIFEKFYRIQGNNIHNTKGVGLGLYIVNKIITKYHGKINVSSQPGKGSTFSLSIPYEMPL from the coding sequence ATGGTTCCCAAAAGCAAATATCTCATTCCTACGTTCGCTGCTTTATTCCTACTCTTGCTGGGAATACAGGTTTATTTTATGTATAAAACCTATCAGGTTAAAGAGAGGGATATTTACCGGTCTGTTACCGATGGGCTTACTAACTATATCGATAAGGCAGACCGTGGTCATCGAACACTGGAAAAGAAGGACGATTCTCTTCAGAAAATCATCGTCAGATATTATAATAAAGAAATCAGTAAAAAAGATTTCATCCAAAGTTTTATAGAAAACAGAGCGGCAGTAAGGAACAGACTAAGCAATTATGTAGACAGCCGCCTACAGAAAGATGGGTACAAGATTTCGACAAGAATCCAGTATACTTCCATTATCCACCTCCCGGACAGCATCAAACTGATTGACCGGCCGTTTACTATTTTTGAAACAAAAGATAAGGTCAAAAATCCTAAAATAGCAAACACTAGCAGCTGGGAAACCTCATCATCCAGAAAAAGGGATACAGATCAAAAAGTAATTGAGAGGATGGATACATTTTTTGTTAAAAGTCAAATTGAATTTGAAATCACCAATATTAAAAGTATTGTTTTTAAAGAGCTTGCCCTATTAATTATCTGCTGTATTTTCCTTCTTTCATGTGTTCTCATGTTGTATATTTCCACCATTAACAATCTGATCAAACAACAAAGGCAGGTAGAAGTTCTTCATACAGTGGTAGATAATATTTCCCATGAGTTCAAAACTCCGGTTGCCACCTTAAAAATAGCTTCCAAAACATTAAAAAAGGAATGGAACCCGGATACACTACCCCTTATCGACCGGCAAATCTCAAGGCTCGAAAGCCTGATACTTCAACTTCATCAAGATCAGGTTTCTGATGAAATTACTGCAATAACACCGGAAGACTGGAGTTTCTTCGTGCAGGATCTAGCATTTACCTATCCTCAAACTGATTTCAGATTTGAAAATAAAGTCTCAAATCAACTTCCATTTGACAAAAATTCAATGGAAACTATCATTAAAAATCTGTCTGAAAACAGTGTAAAATATGGTGCCTCCAGGGTCAGCATAACTATTGCTCATTCTTTACAAAATCTGGAAATTGAAGTATCCGATAACGGTCAGGGCATGGAAAATAAAGAATTAAAGAATATTTTTGAAAAATTCTACAGGATACAGGGGAACAATATTCATAACACAAAAGGTGTTGGCCTCGGATTATATATAGTCAATAAAATCATTACAAAGTATCATGGTAAAATAAATGTTTCCAGCCAACCGGGTAAAGGAAGTACCTTTTCTTTGTCAATTCCTTATGAAATGCCTCTTTAA
- a CDS encoding GLPGLI family protein, which yields MKKQIVFFILMIGAIMNAQTHRFIYELQYRPDPNDTGYDKGELVLDINPEEVKFYEIEFLVNDSLNLVHGDISSQYTSLCEQTIIRKRNSNKNKNYFQIRMMPYYYVFETQDAIQWKIEPDTKKLNNYNLQKATTTFGGRNWTAWFTPDISIQEGPYKFRGLPGLILYIEDDKKDFIYSFSRNINLPTTYDTKGFLEKHYSLDPITIDFKKWVKLNLEFYNDPYARMRTEFQPDWNVRIEGKQIRNKEDFAGLTKQTQRSIKKYYNPIELDRAIPYP from the coding sequence ATGAAAAAGCAGATTGTTTTTTTTATCCTGATGATAGGAGCTATAATGAATGCCCAGACCCATCGTTTCATCTATGAACTTCAATACAGGCCGGATCCAAATGATACCGGTTATGATAAAGGAGAGCTGGTATTGGATATTAATCCCGAAGAAGTAAAGTTCTACGAAATTGAGTTTTTAGTGAATGATTCTCTTAATCTTGTTCATGGAGATATTTCATCCCAGTACACGAGCTTGTGCGAACAAACCATCATTCGTAAAAGAAATTCCAATAAAAATAAAAACTATTTTCAGATCAGAATGATGCCTTATTATTATGTTTTTGAAACCCAGGATGCTATTCAATGGAAAATAGAGCCCGATACTAAAAAACTGAACAATTATAATTTACAAAAAGCAACCACAACATTTGGTGGAAGAAACTGGACAGCATGGTTTACACCGGATATTAGTATTCAGGAAGGACCGTATAAATTCAGAGGATTGCCCGGATTGATCCTTTATATAGAAGATGATAAGAAAGATTTCATCTATTCTTTTTCCAGAAATATTAACCTTCCTACAACCTATGACACAAAGGGTTTTCTTGAAAAACATTACTCATTGGATCCTATTACTATTGATTTTAAAAAATGGGTAAAGCTGAATCTCGAATTTTATAATGATCCTTATGCAAGAATGAGAACAGAATTTCAACCGGATTGGAATGTGAGAATTGAAGGAAAGCAGATCCGCAATAAAGAAGATTTTGCCGGATTAACGAAGCAGACCCAGAGAAGTATAAAAAAGTACTACAATCCTATAGAACTGGATCGGGCTATTCCTTACCCGTAA
- a CDS encoding outer membrane beta-barrel family protein has protein sequence MYKILLFLFFPIFMLAQKQKLEGTIVNSENEHLPLVSISVYNSSNLLIKELKTDNDGNFILEGITEQNIKLVVKNEGYSLFEKNVDLEKSAPLHIILKKESQEIEGVVMTKRKPLVKRKIDRLEFNVENSNISSLNAWEILKNTPNVTVNNNILSVKGSTGILVTINDKKVMLTGDELKNLLENTQGDEVKSVEVITNPPAKYEASGSAVLNIVMKKNKIEGYRGILSSKYIQTQYAKGVFGLSQYYKKDKLSIMASYYKGLGTYYREGTDYVNYEESRTKWISTMNRKDKNMSQNTLNFNVEYELDSLTNLSLNYSGFFAPKSFGTYNVPTIIYNSQDVAVSDYTTINDHRSRSINNSVSFQIDRKLNKRSSLSWVNYFTGNNAKKYQNVITYLNFAGESPREDNFLTNNKADVQLYSTQLDYQWKNDKLELESGVKYSLAKTNSTLDFSDNENGVLQYRPDKSSIFDYKEHNFALYSSLSYTLGKWNFKGGLRAEMTDLEGIVSEPYELNKNNYWKFFPTFYAQYTTESKHEFGFSYGKRISRPSYSWLNPAKSYYNLFSYYQGDPKLKATITHNLNLTYSWKEWNLDLYYRKEIYPSMEISYQEPSTNSLIYYFTNIEKGEAFGLSLYKSFQIKPWWNLILSENLEHNENYFKGIDGMLYKNKVWNWVSNISTSFTLDKSNDWKMEIGHRYYSPGIQGTFRISSNWSAYFVMNRKFFNKKLEASLVVNDIFRTTGQKVSTKYANQDNYFLDYGDAQGFTFSLKFNFGNQSVKNAKTIKKTTEQDRL, from the coding sequence ATGTATAAAATTCTTCTTTTTCTTTTCTTTCCGATATTTATGCTAGCCCAAAAGCAAAAACTGGAGGGAACGATTGTGAACTCTGAAAATGAACATCTGCCACTTGTCAGTATATCAGTATATAATTCCTCAAACCTGTTGATTAAAGAATTAAAAACTGATAATGATGGAAATTTTATTCTGGAAGGAATCACTGAACAAAATATAAAACTGGTGGTAAAGAATGAAGGCTATTCTTTGTTTGAAAAAAACGTGGATCTTGAAAAATCTGCACCTCTACACATTATTCTTAAAAAAGAATCTCAGGAAATAGAAGGTGTCGTGATGACCAAGCGTAAGCCGCTTGTAAAAAGAAAAATAGACCGACTGGAATTCAATGTGGAAAACAGTAATATTTCATCACTCAATGCCTGGGAGATTCTGAAAAACACGCCTAATGTGACGGTGAATAATAATATTTTGAGTGTGAAAGGAAGTACTGGTATTCTGGTGACCATCAACGATAAAAAAGTGATGCTGACGGGTGACGAGCTCAAAAATCTTCTGGAAAATACTCAGGGAGACGAGGTGAAATCTGTAGAAGTTATCACCAATCCGCCTGCGAAATATGAAGCATCAGGAAGTGCCGTGCTGAATATTGTGATGAAAAAAAATAAAATTGAAGGCTACAGAGGTATTCTTTCATCCAAATACATACAGACTCAATATGCAAAGGGTGTTTTCGGACTTTCCCAATATTATAAAAAAGATAAGCTTTCTATAATGGCAAGCTATTACAAAGGATTAGGAACCTATTATCGTGAAGGAACAGATTACGTAAATTATGAGGAAAGCCGGACAAAATGGATCAGCACAATGAACAGGAAAGATAAGAATATGAGCCAGAATACCTTGAATTTTAATGTGGAATATGAGCTGGACAGTCTCACGAACCTCAGTCTCAATTATTCAGGATTTTTTGCTCCAAAATCGTTCGGAACATATAATGTGCCTACAATAATTTATAATAGCCAGGATGTTGCCGTGTCTGATTATACCACGATTAATGATCACCGGAGCCGTAGCATTAATAATTCTGTTAGCTTTCAGATAGACAGGAAACTGAATAAAAGAAGCAGTTTGTCATGGGTTAATTATTTTACAGGAAATAATGCTAAGAAATATCAGAATGTGATAACCTACCTTAATTTTGCCGGTGAGTCTCCAAGAGAAGATAATTTCCTTACCAATAATAAAGCGGATGTTCAACTGTATTCTACCCAGCTCGACTATCAATGGAAGAATGATAAGCTGGAACTGGAATCCGGAGTGAAGTATAGTTTAGCGAAAACAAACAGTACACTGGATTTCTCTGACAATGAAAATGGAGTGCTGCAATACAGACCCGATAAAAGCAGCATTTTTGATTATAAAGAGCATAATTTTGCTTTGTATTCGTCCCTTTCATATACTCTTGGAAAATGGAATTTTAAAGGAGGGCTTCGTGCAGAAATGACCGATCTTGAAGGAATTGTTTCTGAACCTTATGAACTTAATAAGAATAATTACTGGAAGTTTTTCCCCACTTTCTATGCACAGTATACCACGGAAAGTAAACATGAATTCGGTTTTTCTTATGGAAAAAGAATCAGCAGACCTTCCTATTCGTGGCTGAATCCGGCAAAATCTTACTACAATCTCTTTTCATATTACCAGGGAGATCCAAAGCTGAAGGCTACCATTACTCATAATCTTAATCTTACCTACTCATGGAAAGAATGGAACCTGGATCTTTATTATCGCAAAGAAATTTATCCATCGATGGAAATTTCATATCAGGAGCCCAGCACCAATAGCCTTATCTACTATTTTACCAATATTGAAAAGGGTGAAGCTTTCGGATTGAGTTTATATAAAAGCTTCCAGATAAAGCCGTGGTGGAATTTAATTCTCTCTGAAAACCTTGAACACAATGAAAATTACTTCAAAGGAATTGATGGAATGCTCTACAAAAATAAAGTATGGAACTGGGTTTCTAATATCTCAACAAGCTTTACTCTCGATAAAAGCAATGATTGGAAAATGGAAATAGGACATCGTTATTACTCTCCGGGAATACAGGGCACCTTCAGGATTTCCAGTAACTGGTCTGCCTATTTCGTCATGAACAGAAAGTTTTTTAATAAAAAGCTGGAAGCCAGTTTGGTTGTGAATGACATATTCAGAACGACAGGACAGAAAGTGAGTACCAAATATGCCAATCAGGATAATTATTTCCTGGATTATGGTGATGCACAAGGGTTTACTTTTTCTTTAAAATTTAACTTTGGAAATCAGTCCGTAAAAAATGCCAAAACCATAAAAAAGACAACAGAGCAGGATCGATTGTAG